From the Paenibacillus tianjinensis genome, the window CAAAGGGTTATTACAGTGGACAGAAGAAACTCTTCAACACTATTAAGATCATTCATTGGGCAAGCACTATCTAACTGCCGAGGAGGTCGAACAAAGCCTTAGATTACAGAGAGACAGCAAGAGCGCGGACTGCACCCCAGAACAACTCAATTTTAAGTCCAGTATCCAGGTAAACTACTTACCCGCACTTAAAAAAGGAGGAGTAAACGGAATGACAAAAAAAAGAAATTGGTGGTCTATCTTACTTATCGTATCGCTCATAGGAATTTTGTTCACTGGCTGCAGTACAAATAACACTGCAAATACTCCTAACGCTACTGCAGAGAGCACAGCTCCTGCTGAAAGTGCAGCACCTGAAGCCTCCGCACCGGCCGCTGACGCACCGGTTGACGGCGGAACCCTCGTATTAAGCTCCTTCTCCGATATCGTAAATATTAACCCGCTCCTGATTGGAGACACTTCTTCAGGCGATATCGCTAACTTCGTATTTGCACAAATCTATGACCTGGACCGCGCAGGTAATGTAACCGCCGAACCGTGGTCGCTGGCTGCAGAGCTTCCGGAAATCTCCGCAGATGGTCTGACCTACACTGTTAAATTAAAAGATAACATTAAATGGAGTGACGGCCAGCCGATTACTGCGGATGATGTAGTGTATACAGTTGAAACCGCGAAGAATCCGGAAACCGGATCACCGCTGATCAGCCAGTATGATAAGGTAAAAACCGTTGAAAAGGTTGATGACCATACCGTTAAATTTACAATGAACCAGGTCTATGCTCCGTTCCTGTATGCTTTGTGCCAAGCCATCGTACCCGCGCATGTTCTGAAGGATGTAGCTCCAAAAGAAATTCAAACCAATCCATATGGCACAGACCCGGCTAAAACCGTAACAAGCGGACCATGGAAATGGACAGCCTGGAAACAAGGCGAAAGCCACACGCTGGACGCTAATCCGGACTACTGGGGAGAAGTTAAACCTCATATTTCCCAGCTCGTATACAAAATCTACGCGGATCAGAATACCGAAGTTCAAGCCATTCTGAAAGGCGACACCGACCACATCAGTGCTATTCCGGTAACACAGGTTGAGGCAGCCAAAGCAGACGGCGATATTGCGATCATCCAAAAGCCGGGTGCGCAGTATGAATATCTCGGTTTCAACTTTGATGCGAATAATTTCAAAGACAAATATGGATTATTCGAAGGCCAGAAGACCAGACAGGCGATTGCCCACGCTCTCAACCGTCAAGGCATGGTTGATAATATCCTTAAAGGTGTCGGCGCGCTGATGAATGCACCGTTCCTGCCGGATACATGGGCTGATCCGGGTGATGCAGCTGTGAACTATGACTACAATGCAGAAACAGCCAAGAAGCTCCTCGCTGAAGATGGCTGGGTTGCCGGCACTGACGGGATTCTCACCAAAGACGGCCACCGCTTCTCCTTCGAGCTGCAGTACAATGCAGGTAACAGCCGCCGTGAACAGGTTGCTGCCGTTATCCAGCAGAACCTGAAGGATGTAGGCATTGAAGTGACTCCTAAAGCCATTGACTTCGCTTCCTGGATTGACCAGAATGTCACACCGGGTAAATTCCAGGCGGTTCTCCTGGCCTGGTCCCTGAATAACCCGGATCCGGATGCAGAGAGCATTTTCTCTTCCAAGTACTTCCCGCCGGCTGGCCAGAACGCAGGCTGGTATAAGAATGAGAAGCTGGATCAGCTGTGGGTAGACGGATACTCTACCGTTGATCAGGATAAACGCAAAGAGATTTATAAAGAAGTAGGTAAAGAAATTTCCACCGATCTTCCTTACGTATTCCTGTACCAGTACGGTCAGGCGATTGGTACGGGTCCTAGAGTCCACTGGGCAGAAGAAGATGCTCCGGAACCATCACTCGGC encodes:
- a CDS encoding peptide-binding protein, translated to MTKKRNWWSILLIVSLIGILFTGCSTNNTANTPNATAESTAPAESAAPEASAPAADAPVDGGTLVLSSFSDIVNINPLLIGDTSSGDIANFVFAQIYDLDRAGNVTAEPWSLAAELPEISADGLTYTVKLKDNIKWSDGQPITADDVVYTVETAKNPETGSPLISQYDKVKTVEKVDDHTVKFTMNQVYAPFLYALCQAIVPAHVLKDVAPKEIQTNPYGTDPAKTVTSGPWKWTAWKQGESHTLDANPDYWGEVKPHISQLVYKIYADQNTEVQAILKGDTDHISAIPVTQVEAAKADGDIAIIQKPGAQYEYLGFNFDANNFKDKYGLFEGQKTRQAIAHALNRQGMVDNILKGVGALMNAPFLPDTWADPGDAAVNYDYNAETAKKLLAEDGWVAGTDGILTKDGHRFSFELQYNAGNSRREQVAAVIQQNLKDVGIEVTPKAIDFASWIDQNVTPGKFQAVLLAWSLNNPDPDAESIFSSKYFPPAGQNAGWYKNEKLDQLWVDGYSTVDQDKRKEIYKEVGKEISTDLPYVFLYQYGQAIGTGPRVHWAEEDAPEPSLGYGQFFHAIKWWVTD